The Bos indicus x Bos taurus breed Angus x Brahman F1 hybrid chromosome 15, Bos_hybrid_MaternalHap_v2.0, whole genome shotgun sequence genome includes a window with the following:
- the LOC113904928 gene encoding olfactory receptor 52D1-like yields the protein MSLPNNISFHPSTFLLIGIPGMEAIHTWISMPFCLIYLTALLGNFSILFIIRTDSNLHEPMYFFLCMLSVADLILSTTAMPKILSIFWFHDREIYFEACLVQVFLIHSLCSMASGFILAMAFDRYVAICNPLRHSIILTHRVIQNLGLAIVFRGVVLFCPQPFMLRWLPYCRTNVIPHTYCEFMALIKLACAETRICRTYSLTAAFLTGGLDFLLILCSYVVILYTVFHLPSKAARLKTLGTCGSHVCVILVAYTPAFFSFLTHRFGHNVAPHIHIFVANIYILVPPMVNPMIYGIRTKRIREQFLQVLTSHKF from the coding sequence ATGTCACTGCCAAACAACATCAGCTTTCATCCCAGTACCTTTCTTCTCATTGGCATTCCAGGGATGGAGGCCATCCACACTTGGATATCAATGCCCTTCtgccttatttatttaactgctCTCCTGGGAAATTTCTCCATTCTCTTTATTATCAGAACAGACTCCAACCTGCATgagcccatgtacttcttcctctgtaTGCTCTCTGTGGCCGACTTGATCCTTTCCACTACTGCTATGCCCAAAATCCTCAGCATTTTTTGGTTCCATGACAGGGAGATCTATTTTGAAGCCTGCCTTGTCCAAGTATTTCTCATTCACTCACTATGCAGCATGGCCTCAGGGTTTATCTTGGCCATGGCCTTTGATAGGTACGTGGCAATCTGCAATCCTCTGAGACATTCCATTATCCTGACACACAGAGTCATCCAGAACTTGGGGCTGGCTATCGTCTTCCGTGGAGTCGTGCTTTTCTGTCCTCAACCCTTTATGCTTCGGTGGCTTCCCTACTGCAGAACTAATGTCATCCCTCACACCTACTGTGAATTTATGGCTCTGATCAAGCTGGCTTGTGCAGAGACCAGGATCTGCAGAACATACAGCCTAACTGCTGCCTTCCTCACTGGAGGTTTAGATTTCCTATTAATCCTCTGTTCCTATGTTGTCATCCTTTACACTGTCTTCCATCTTCCATCCAAAGCTGCTCGGCTCAAGACCCTGGGCACTTGTGGATCCCATGTGTGTGTGATCCTGGTGGCCTATACTCCagcctttttctccttccttactCACAGATTTGGACATAATGTAGCTCCTCATATTCACATCTTTGTGGCTAACATCTATATCCTTGTTCCACCCATGGTGAACCCAATGATCTATGGCATAAGAACCAAGAGGATCAGAGAACAATTCCTCCAGGTTTTGACTTCTCACAAATTCTAA